From a single Arachis hypogaea cultivar Tifrunner chromosome 3, arahy.Tifrunner.gnm2.J5K5, whole genome shotgun sequence genomic region:
- the LOC112778891 gene encoding uncharacterized protein, translated as MTRLMKKYGIIHKVATAYHPQTNGQADVSIREIKRILEKIVKPHMRDWSTKLTDALWAYRTTYKTLIGMSPFRLVYCMAFHLPVEIEHKAYWAIRECNPGFLGARSERKLQLVELECLRLEAYDNSRLYNEKMKAVHDKNIWRREFRAG; from the coding sequence atgacaAGGTTAATGAAGAAGTATGGCATCATCCATAAGGTGGCCACGGCCTATCACCCCCAAACAAATGGCCAAGCTGATGTCTCCATCCGAGAGATCAAGCGCATCTTGGAGAAGATTGTGAAGCCTCATATGAGAGACTGGAGTACTAAGCTCACTGATGCGTTATGGGCCTACCGGACGACCTACAAGACGCTAATTGGCATGAGCCCATTCAGGTTGGTCTATTGCATGGCTTTCCATCTACCAGTGGAGATAGagcacaaggcctattgggctaTAAGAGAATGCAATCCAGGATTTTTGGGGGCCAGAAGCGAAAGGAAATTACAGCTAGTGGAATTAGAGTGTCTTAGATTGGAAGCTTATGACAATTCAAGGCTTTACAATGAGAAAATGAAAGCGGTGCATGATAAGAATATCTGGAGAAGAGAATTTAGAGCTGGATGA